Proteins found in one Hyla sarda isolate aHylSar1 chromosome 7, aHylSar1.hap1, whole genome shotgun sequence genomic segment:
- the LOC130282800 gene encoding zinc finger protein 436-like, with protein MDKDRRQMTERVLSLTLEIIYLLTGEDYVPARKFCDDVKDGSDPRVPGKLSQAKGHITGSPHPSLIDELKNDVKILDLTNKILEILTGEVPLRHEDIIVCFTMEEWEYVEGHKECYMDIIKENEESLVETELHITEDDDKNNNENYDGQNQSIVADNQNTCRSKESLALDLLNHFKKTTTNSVETNSEQITYESILMKEESTADDEKHLRNPETYVRSQPLVPKYSSPTEESFSSEDGHYEGACAFPEQDDCEYLYITEDGSTHVSRNKLTIMTCSECGDRFAVESDDACFERLQPYRCRKCSGCHSGTDVREVETVAVSEIPRTSNLLYEDYEKGNADCKKIFASRKHLDSKKINRKKKQCSYPKWGGYLEDNVCLDSYHIVPEEEKVFICSYCGKGFNHQTSLELHQKTHFVERSSFISQSGKHLRNKALLKSHQLVHPGGKQYNCSECGKTFKRSLSLVEHMQLHSGEKTFTCPDCGQSFAQRSAYITHHKVHSAGKLHFCFECGKSFRTKADLTTHQRIHMGETPFPCPECGENFTRRANLVRHQRIHTGEKPFSCPDCGKCFTRKLGLMKHQKIHSGEKVYKRGYRKNAFSMYRVIV; from the exons ATGGACAAGGACAGAAGACAAATGACTGAGCGAGTACTCAGCCTAACCTTGGAGATCATCtacctgctgactggagag GATTACGTTCCTGCAAGAAAGTTTTGTGATGATGTCAAAGACGGTAGTGATCCCCGTGTTCCAGGGAAATTAAGCCAAGCCAAGGGGCACATCACTGGGTCTCCCCATCCCTCTCTGATAGATGAGTTAAAGAATGATGTGAAGATCCTGGATCTGACCAACAAGATCCTTGAGatactgactggagag GTTCCGTTACGACATGAGGACATCATTGTCTGTTTTACTATGGAAGAGTGGGAGTATGTGGAAGGACACAAGGAATGCTACATGGACATTATAAAGGAGAATGAAGAATCCTTGGTAGAAACAG agCTACATATTACAGAGGatgatgataaaaataataatgagaaTTATGATGGACAAAATCAAAGTATCGTTGCAGATAACCAAAACACTTGCAGATCTAAAGAAAGCTTGGCACTGGACCTTCTAAATCACTTCAAAAAAACTACAACCAATTCCGTTGAAACTAACTCTGAACAAATAACATATGAATCTATCCTTATGAAGGAGGAATCAACCGCGGATGATGAAAAACATCTGAGAAATCCAGAAACATATGTAAGGTCTCAACCTCTAGTGCCAAAGTATTCTTCTCCGACCGAAGAGTCATTTTCTAGTGAAGATGGTCATTATGAAGGTGCGTGTGCTTTTCCAGAACAGGATGACTGtgaatatttatatataacagaagatggcagcacacatgtcagCAGAAATAAACTGACTATTATGACCTGTAGTGAATGTGGGGACCGCTTCGCTGTGGAGTCAGATGACGCCTGTTTTGAGAGACTACAGCCTTACAGGTGTCGTAAATGTTCCGGCTGTCACTCGGGGACAGATGTCAGGGAAGTGGAGACAGTAGCGGTCTCGGAGATACCAAGAACATCCAACCTTTTGTATGAAGACTATGAGAAAGGAAATGCTGATTGTAAGAAAATATTTGCAAGCAGAAAACATCTTgacagtaaaaaaattaataggAAAAAGAAACAATGTTCTTACCCCAAATGGGGAGGATATTTGGAGGATAACGTATGCCTCGATAGCTATCATATAGTGCCAGAAGAAGAAAAAGTGTTTATATGCTCTTATTGCGGCAAAGGCTTTAACCATCAGACAAGTTTGGAGCTCCACCAGAAGACTCACTTTGTGGAGAGGTCGTCCTTCATCTCTCAGAGTGGCAAGCATCTCCGAAACAAAGCACTTCTGAAGTCACACCAACTAGTTCACCCAGGTGGTAAACAGTATAAttgttctgaatgtgggaaaaCTTTTAAACGCAGTCTAAGCTTGGTGGAGCACATGCAGTTACACTCCGGAGAGAAAACATTTACTTGTCCTGATTGCGGGCAGAGCTTTGCCCAACGGTCTGCCTACATCACCCACCATAAGGTCCACAGTGCTGGCAAACTTCATTTCTGCTTTGAGTGTGGAAAAAGCTTCCGAACAAAGGCTGATCTCACCACACACCAACGTATTCACATGGGAGAAACACCATTTCCTTGTCCAGAATGTGGTGAGAACTTTACAAGACGTGCAAACCTGGTGAGACACCAGCGGATTCAtacaggggaaaagccattttcatgccccGACTGTGGAAAATGCTTCACACGAAAGTTAGGTCTTATGAAACATCAGAAGATCCATTCAGGAGAGAAAGTATATAAAAGGGGATACAGAAAAAATGCCTTTTCCATGTACCGTGTGATAGTGTAA
- the LOC130282841 gene encoding oocyte zinc finger protein XlCOF8.4-like → METEKSYISASILQFTLEIVYLLTGEEYIMVKKARDIVQPGVRRSPIMNPPPPSLNEGRKNDDKILDLTNKIIHLLTGEVPIRYEDITVSFTMEEWDYVEEHKDLYKHILMEDHQPMSSQSVSPDEVHISDFSSNFDSNYNINVPSDTIEMCMSMNGIGEPWGVPDFHIKEETMLHEQGIPEDLFMFPSYPLDVAAQLSLLHGNPHLPVEPSFREQVTNDLVKQKTSVICTYCGKAFSNQYRLCVHQRTHTGEKPYQCAECGKCFARRSGLLMHRRIHTNEKPFICPECGKSFKQPTALTNHLRTHTGEKPYSCPECGKCFSLNSSMVIHMRSHTGERPYMCSECGKSFGYKSSLLDHQRGHRNERSLSCQQCGKCFIYKTNLFRHQRSHRQ, encoded by the exons ATGGAGACTGAGAAGAGTTACATAAGTGCCAGTATATTACAATTCACCCTGGAGATCGTCtacctgctgactggagag GAGTATATTATGGTAAAGAAAGCCAGGGATATTGTCCAACCAGGGGTGAGAAGGAGCCCCATCATGAATCCTCCACCTCCATCCCTGAACGAAGGGAGAAAAAATGATGATAAGATCCTAGACCTCACCAATAAGATCATTcatctgctgactggagag gttcctataagataTGAGGACATCACGGTCAGTTTcaccatggaggagtgggatTATGTAGAAGAACACAAGGATCTCTACAAACATATCCTGATGGAGGATCACCAACCCATGAGCTCACAAA GTGTGTCACCGGACGAAGTACACATAAGCGACTTTTCTAGCAACTTCGACTCAAACTACAATATAAATGTCCCATCTGATACTATTGAAATGTGTATGAGTATGAACGGAATCGGAGAACCTTGGGGCGTGCCTGATTTCCATATCAAAGAGGAAACCATGTTACACGAGCAAGGAATTCCCGAAGACCTCTTCATGTTCCCTTCttaccctttagatgttgcagctCAGTTAAGTCTTCTACATGGGAATCCTCACTTACCTGTGGAACCTAGCTTTAGAGAACAAGTCACAAATGACCTGGTCAAAcaaaagacatcagtcatttgtACATATTGTGGGAAGGCTTTTAGTAACCAATACAGACTTTGTGTCCACCAGAGAACACACACTGGGGAGAAACCATACCAGtgcgcagaatgtgggaaatgttttgctcgaCGCTCTGGTCTATTAATGCATCGAAGGATTCATACAAATGAAAAGCCCTTCATTTGTCCAGAGTGTGGTAAATCCTTTAAGCAGCCAACAGCTCTAACTAATCATCTGCGGACTCATACGGGGGAGAAACCATATTCTTGTccggaatgtggtaaatgtttttcactaaattcTAGCATGGTCATACACATGAGGAGCCACACAGGAGAAAGACCATACATGTGCTCAGAGTGTGGCAAAAGCTTTGGGTATAAAAGTAGTCTTCTCGACCACCAGAGGGGTCACCGGAATGAGAGGTCTTTGTCATGTCAACAGTGCGGTAAATGTTTTATATACAAGACAAACCTTTTTAGGCATCAGAGGAGCCACAGACAATAG